One genomic region from Amia ocellicauda isolate fAmiCal2 chromosome 4, fAmiCal2.hap1, whole genome shotgun sequence encodes:
- the LOC136748645 gene encoding bactericidal permeability-increasing protein, with the protein MPQWWLLSLLALCHLSHSSNPAITLRLTRRGMNYGRNVGMNILRRELLNMKIPPLSGTLPAPVIGNIHFRISRSRVQRLDLGSTSADMIPDRSIKLSIRNANIKIGGDWWLKYLWNIEDWGTYELSISKITISATIVFAMDNSGRPTVSSASCNSDISDVSFSFYGGASWLYNLFTGYINSNIQSNLQRQICPDVTRSIYNLNSILRTLNTKANADKYAGIDYSMVMNPRATSNYIDLNLNGQFYNNRKYQEPPLSPPYVYIPYSSSSMLYIAMSEYTANTAGFVYFSTGQLYVDITDYMIPRSSLLRLNTKSILQLIMPEIADQLPAYPIKLQIKANRQPSVTFQPNNITLQVFGSITAALPGTTLGNLFILNVTASVDVKIQISAIKLFGRTSLNRMRLSFGSDYIELLKVLPAPKILRVDKETQALNIARLIELLQPLLEQAVQAIVMPMVNAQLSNGFPLPSFSWMQFVNPQLQVKQSYILIGTDAHYTG; encoded by the exons ATGCCCCAGTGGTGGCTCCTGTCCCTACTGgctctttgccacctgtctcactCCTCAAACCCGGCCATCACATTGAGACTCACAAGGAGAGGAATGAACTATG GCCGCAATGTGGGCATGAACATCCTGCGGCGAGAGCTGCTAAACATGAAGATACCACCTCTGTCCGGGACTCTGCCAGCCCCTGTAATTGGCAATATACATTTCCGAATTTCAAG ATCTCGGGTGCAGCGTCTTGACCTTGGTTCCACCTCAGCTGATATGATCCCAGACAGAAGCATCAAACTGAGTATAAGGAATGCAAATATTAAGATTGGAGGAGATTGGTGGCTAAAATACCTATGGAATAT AGAGGACTGGGGTACCTATGAGCTGTCCATCAGCAAGATTACCATTTCAGCAACTATTGTGTTTGCCATGGACAATTCAGGACGTCCCACGGTGAGCAGTGCCAGCTGCAATTCCGACATCAGTGATGTCAGCTTCAGCTTTTACGGTGGCGCAAG CTGGCTGTACAACCTGTTCACTGGCTACATTAACAGTAACATTCAAAGTAATCTTCAAAGGCAG atCTGTCCAGATGTAACGCGATCCATCTACAACCTGAATTCCATTCTGAGGACGTTAAATA CAAAGGCAAATGCTGACAAATATGCAGGGATTGATTACTCCATGGTCATGAATCCAAGGGCAACCAGTAACTACATTGATCTGAATTTGAAC GGCCAGTTCTACAACAACAGGAAATACCAGGAGCCCCCTCTCAGTCCACCTTACGTCTACATCCCTTACTCCAGCAGCAGCATGTTGTACATCGCAATGTCAGAGTACACGGCCAACACCGCTGGCTTTGTCTACTTCAGCACAGGACAGCTGTACGTCGACATCACCGATTACATG ATTCCAAGGAGTTCTCTTCTAAGGCTCAACACCAaatcaattcttcaattaataaTGCCTGAG ATTGCAGATCAGTTGCCTGCCTATCCAATAAAGCTGCAAATAAAAGCCAACAGACAGCCATCTGTAACCTTTCAGCCCAACAATATAACATTGCAAGTTTTTGGCTCCATTACTGCCGCATTGCCTGGCACCACCCTCGGCAACCTTTTCATTCTGAATGTG ACTGCTAGTGTCGATGTCAAGATTCAGATTTCTGCAATTAAACTGTTTGGACGGACATCCCTTAACAG AATGAGGTTGTCCTTCGGCAGTGACTACATAGAGTTACTTAAA GTCCTACCGGCTCCCAAGATCTTGCGCGTGGATAAGGAAACACAG GCACTAAATATAGCCCGACTGATCGAGTTGCTGCAGCCCCTTCTTGAACAGGCTGTACAAGCTATAGTGATGCCCATGGTGAATG CACAACTCAGCAATGGATTCCCTCTGCCATCGTTTAGCTGGATGCAGTTTGTTAACCCACAGCTTCAGGTGAAGCAG agTTACATACTGATCGGGACCGATGCTCATTATACGGGTTGA
- the LOC136748646 gene encoding bactericidal permeability-increasing protein, translated as MNKWWLLGLLALCPLTLCTNPGVTGRLTQKGLEYGRQIGMAVLQKRLQSIKIPDISGKVKVKHAGKVKYSVSGMRIVNLGLPQSSLGLVPSSGLKLSIGNAFIKIKGRWRVKYLRVIKDSGSFDLSVSGLSISAGMGVSRDGTGHPAVSSASCSAIVRSAKVKFHGGASWLYNLFSRYIDKALRKSIKKQLCPLVAKSIEGLNPRLQTLNVLAKVDKYSEIQYSLVSSPSVTKNYIDLYLKGEFYAIAHHQEPPFTAPAFSLPDQAKSMLYLGLSQYTLNTAGFVYNTLGRLSIDITDDMLPKSSPFRLNTKSFQLIIPEIEKKYPNMPMKCVVKTSKQPLITFEPNNATLQAAGTVTAYAIQPNSTLAPLFIINVVTSVSAKVYITGTNIAGSVSLNGLEISLVESYVGPFQVQVLNNVVPFILKTVVLPQVNAYLKKGFPLPTLRKMSLVNPQIQIQKNYLLIATDVRFQP; from the exons ATGAACAAGTGGTGGCTCTTGGGTCTCCTGGCTCTCTGCCCCCTGACCTTGTGTACAAACCCTGGTGTCACTGGGCGACTGACACAGAAGGGACTGGAGTATG GCCGGCAGATTGGAATGGCTGTTCTGCAGAAGAGACTCCAATCTATTAAGATTCCAGACATTTCAGGGAAAGTAAAGGTGAAGCATGCTGGGAAGGTGAAGTACAGCGTGTCTGG GATGAGAATTGTGAATCTAGGTCTCCCACAATCCAGTCTGGGGCTGGTGCCCAGCTCAGGGCTCAAACTATCCATCGGCAATGCCTTCATCAAAATAAAAGGCAGATGGCGAGTGAAATACCTGAGAGTCAT AAAAGACAGCGGCTCCTTTGACCTGTCTGTCAGCGGGCTGAGCATTTCAGCAGGCATGGGCGTGTCCAGGGACGGGACAGGGCATCCGGCGGTCAGCAGTGCCAGCTGTTCGGCCATCGTCAGGAGTGCTAAAGTCAAGTTTCACGGAGGGGCCAG CTGGCTCTACAACCTCTTCAGTAGGTATATTGACAAAGCTCTGCGCAAGTCTAttaaaaaacag CTTTGTCCCTTGGTCGCTAAATCCATAGAAGGGTTGAATCCTCGGCTGCAGACATTGAATG TGCTGGCAAAAGTGGACAAGTATTCAGAGATTCAATACTCCCTGGTGTCTTCCCCCTCGGTGACTAAGAACTACATTGATCTGTACCTAAAG GGTGAGTTCTATGCCATTGCACACCATCAGGAGCCTCCCTTTACGGCCCCAGCCTTCTCCCTCCCAGACCAGGCCAAAAGTATGCTGTATTTGGGATTGTCCCAATATACACTCAACACTGCTGGCTTTGTCTACAACACCTTAGGACGGCTCAGCATTGACATCACAGACGACATG CTTCCCAAAAGCTCCCCCTTCCGCCTCAACACCAAAAGCTTCCAACTGATCATTCCTGAG ATTGAAAAGAAGTATCCCAACATGCCAATGAAATGTGTTGTGAAGACCAGCAAGCAGCCACTTATCACCTTTGAGCCCAACAATGCAActctccaggctgctggcacagTCACTGCCTATGCCATCCAGCCTAACTCCACACTCGCCCCACTCTTTATTATCAATGTG GTCACTAGTGTGAGTGCTAAGGTCTACATCACTGGGACGAACATAGCTGGGTCTGTGTCACTGAATGG GTTGGAGATATCACTGGTGGAAAGCTACGTGGGACCTTTTCAG GTCCAAGTCCTCAATAACGTCGTTCCATTCATTTTGAAAACGGTTGTTCTACCCCAGGTTAATg CATACCTCAAAAAGGGCTTTCCTCTTCCAACGCTCAGGAAGATGAGCCTTGTGAATCCCCAGATACAGATACAAAAG AACTACCTGTTGATCGCAACCGACGTTCGCTTCCAACCCTGA